From the genome of Methanonatronarchaeum thermophilum, one region includes:
- a CDS encoding acylneuraminate cytidylyltransferase — translation MSSNFEKKNLIGLIPARGGSKGIPEKNIVSLCGLPLIAYTVKASLNSTIDKTIVSTDSNEIAKVAEEFGAEVIKRPDRLATDDAPTEPTIGHSIRELENEDYEFSDIALLQPTSPLRNSIDIDSAYNKYREGGFDSLLSVFENEYFYWDQKGNPINYDFRERPRRQDKDWEYVENGAIYIFSKERFLEHDNRLFGDIGMYVMPRERSIDIDGPLDLKLAEKIILEEKPNMGNHQETLEDLGLVIFDVDGVFTDGSVILNETGDESMKFSRVDGKGIEILKKDGFEVAVVSSEGSGIIEKRMSKLGIDEVHIGIKDKLSVYRDIKDRYGFRDKEICFCGDDIQDIPVMKEVGFSCCPANAQIEVKRISDYISRKKGGDGFVRDIQKTLTK, via the coding sequence AAGGGATTCCAGAAAAGAATATTGTTAGTCTCTGTGGTTTACCTCTAATTGCTTATACTGTTAAGGCTTCATTGAACTCCACTATAGACAAAACAATAGTGAGCACCGATTCAAATGAGATTGCTAAGGTTGCTGAAGAATTTGGAGCTGAAGTGATAAAGAGACCTGATAGATTAGCAACCGATGACGCGCCAACAGAACCAACTATCGGACACTCAATAAGAGAGCTTGAAAATGAAGATTATGAGTTTAGTGATATAGCGCTTTTACAGCCTACGTCTCCATTGAGAAATTCAATTGATATTGATTCGGCGTATAACAAATATAGGGAGGGTGGTTTTGATTCACTTTTAAGTGTTTTTGAGAATGAATATTTCTATTGGGACCAAAAAGGAAATCCGATTAATTATGATTTTAGGGAGAGGCCTAGGAGGCAGGATAAGGATTGGGAGTATGTTGAGAATGGTGCGATCTATATTTTTAGTAAAGAGCGTTTTTTAGAGCATGATAACAGGCTTTTTGGCGATATAGGTATGTATGTGATGCCGAGAGAGCGGTCGATTGATATTGATGGACCTCTTGACCTAAAACTGGCCGAAAAAATAATATTAGAGGAAAAACCTAATATGGGTAATCATCAAGAAACTCTTGAGGATTTAGGTCTTGTTATTTTTGATGTTGATGGTGTTTTTACAGATGGCTCTGTAATTTTAAATGAAACTGGGGATGAATCTATGAAGTTTTCTAGAGTTGATGGCAAAGGAATTGAAATTTTAAAGAAAGATGGTTTTGAGGTTGCTGTTGTGAGTTCTGAGGGTTCAGGTATAATTGAAAAAAGAATGTCGAAATTAGGTATTGATGAAGTCCATATTGGAATAAAGGATAAATTAAGTGTATATAGAGATATTAAAGATAGATATGGGTTTAGGGATAAAGAGATATGTTTCTGTGGAGATGACATCCAGGACATACCTGTGATGAAGGAAGTTGGGTTCAGTTGCTGTCCTGCAAACGCACAGATTGAAGTAAAAAGAATTAGTGACTACATTTCACGTAAAAAAGGTGGAGATGGATTCGTTAGAGACATACAGAAAACACTAACTAAATAA